One part of the Vicia villosa cultivar HV-30 ecotype Madison, WI linkage group LG6, Vvil1.0, whole genome shotgun sequence genome encodes these proteins:
- the LOC131611235 gene encoding amino acid transporter AVT1I-like, translating into MFFIVFKEYSSIFSKQLHQKNMATTLNEPLLGYAKDDEEKDIASYLPNKHEVSFFRTCFNGINVILGIGILSVPHALASGGWLSLALLFSIAGVAFYTGLLMKRCMDINSNITTYPDIGELAFGKTGRLIVSTLMYTELYLISVGILILEGDNLSKLFPIGDFEVVGFSFSANNFFVILVALIILPTVWLDNLSLLSYVSASGVFASVIIILSILWTATFDGDGVHQKGDIVNWKGIPTALNLYAFCFCAHPVFPTLYSSMRKKHQFSNVLILCFVLATVGYASMAIIGYSMFGSKVESQVTLNLPLDKISSKIAIYTTLVNPISKFALMVTPITNSLKDLLPKRYQNNRMSNIFVSAALVISNVIVALCVPLFGSLMSLVGAFLSFTASILLPCLCYLKISGTYRKLGFETMTIVVIIIMAITMAIYGTYTSIVEIVQNL; encoded by the exons ATGTTCTTCATCGTTTTCAAAGAATATTCATCAATATTCAGTAAACAGCTCCACCAGAAAAACATGGCTACCACCTTAAATGAACCTTTACTTGGATATGCCAAAGATGATGAAGAGAAAGACATAGCATCTTACCTTCCTAACAAACACGAAGTATCTTTCTTTCGAACATGTTTCAATGGAATCAATGTAATTCTAG GTATTGGAATACtatcggtaccacatgcattagctTCGGGAGGGTGGTTAAGTTTAGCACTTTTATTTTCTATTGCGGGGGTAGCATTTTACACCGGTTTATTAATGAAGCGATGCATGGATATAAATTCGAATATTACAACATATCCTGATATAGGCGAACTTGCATTCGGAAAAACCGGAAGATTGATAGTATCCACATTGATGTATACGGAACTATACTTGATTTCGGTAGGTATTTTGATTCTAGAAGGAGATAATTTGAGTAAATTATTTCCTATTGGAGATTTTGAAGTTGTTGGTTTTTCATTTAGTGCAAACAATTTCTTTGTGATATTGGTTGCACTAATTATTTTGCCAACGGTTTGGTTGGATAATCTGAGTTTACTTTCGTATGTATCTGCAAGCGGTGTCTTTGCTTCGGTTATTATTATTTTGTCGATATTATGGACCGCGACATTTGATGGAGACGGTGTTCATCAAAAGGGTGATATTGTTAATTGGAAGGGAATCCCTACTGCTCTTAACTTGTATGCTTTTTGTTTTTGTGCACATCCGGTTTTTCCGACTCTCTATAGTTCCATGAGGAAAAAACATCAATTCTCCAAT GTCCTAATTTTATGCTTTGTATTAGCTACAGTTGGTTATGCATCAATGGCTATAATAGGTTACTCGATGTTTGGTTCAAAAGTTGAATCACAAGTAACATTAAATTTGCCACTAGACAAAATAAGTTCGAAAATAGCGATATACACGACATTGGTGAATCCGATATCGAAGTTTGCTTTGATGGTGACACCGATTACGAATAGTTTAAAAGATTTACTTCCAAAGAGATATCAAAATAATAGAATGTCGAATATTTTTGTGAGTGCGGCTCTTGTAATTAGCAATGTTATTGTTGCATTGTGTGTTCCATTATTTGGATCTCTCATGTCATTGGTTGGAGCATTTTTGAGTTTCACTGCTTCTATTTTGCTTCCTTGTTTGTGTTACTTGAAGATTTCAGGGACTTATAGGAAACTTGGATTTGAGACTATGACAATAGTGGTGATAATAATAATGGCTATAACAATGGCAATATATGGGACTTATACTTCAATTGTTGAAATAGTCCAAAATTTGTAA